A genomic region of Arachis hypogaea cultivar Tifrunner chromosome 5, arahy.Tifrunner.gnm2.J5K5, whole genome shotgun sequence contains the following coding sequences:
- the LOC140173286 gene encoding uncharacterized protein: MVPDGMPIDPNTGDSELDWKLDGKEVNPSWTISRARTLETVYEKLAEKQQTQKREANRSRTYPVTWRPPLENWLKANVDAAFRKENETGAIAVVIRNSKGKMVLGFSGKIQAKSSTVAEAQAIRQALITVNNLNMGKTLIESDNLKLIQTIKSKTTIGEASAIIQDIQILMKELPEKGMTWTPRNGNRLDHAMAKAAKSETLNSTWSLQPPAEILRILRSEIRT, from the exons ATGGTTCCGGACGGAATGCCAATAGACCCCAACACCGGAGACAGTGAACTCGATTGGAAGTTGGATGGTAAA GAAGTGAATCCAAGTTGGACAATCAGCAGAGCAAGAACACTAGAGACAGTTTATGAAAAACTAGCAGAAAAACAACAGACACAAAAAAGAGAAGCCAATAGAAGCAGAACTTACCCGGTGACATGGAGACCTCCTCTTGAAAATTGGCTGAAAGCAAATGTAGATGCTGCTTTTCGAAAGGAGAATGAGACAGGTGCAATAGCTGTGGTGATCAGAAATAGCAAAGGAAAGATGGTATTAGGATTTTCAGGGAAGATTCAAGCTAAATCAAGCACTGTGGCTGAGGCCCAAGCAATAAGACAAGCTTTAATCACAGTGAACAATTTGAATATGGGTAAAACGCTAATAGAATCGGATAATTTAAAGCTCATTCAAACAATCAAATCCAAGACAACTATAGGAGAAGCATCGGCTATCATCCAAGATATTCAAATTTTAATGAAAGAACTACCTGAAAAAGGAATGACTTGGACTCCTAGGAATGGAAATCGGCTTGATCATGCAATGGCAAAAGCTGCGAAATCAGAAACGTTAAATTCGACTTGGAGCTTGCAACCACCTGCAGAAATACTACGCATCCTCAGGAGTGAGATTCGAACATGA
- the LOC112802894 gene encoding uncharacterized protein produces the protein MASSQWTLLGDDILNRITDRLDDIYDYVRFGAVCKPWLSFSHRFYKHKHHLFRANHQLPLLVVPMEGHQEIRGLYNIAKDTLCNQIQLNLPYKRCCGSSHGWLFFVDNKSAQIQLVLINPFASESEKSMIKLPPIRCDDHNGVMHMDEYGVNKAVLSKDPNDFPNDFEVIAIYGGTQTLAHYKSGNNFWSHPKPTKKIQSFADVIFYKGMAYAVDFHSWIVRIYRKRYKQRLGGNNSSPCYLRFKTINERLSEFLWCNYSGNAYLVETSIGELLHVRRDYLTMEERIRKDDEIEEEMKRARAEYEARTQEEHDQLREEINKIMDELENQKVEEYVEPDLSKFLEEELPKYDNPQLSVNFTVFKLNFPSSRGQKSMETLNGEILFLGDNNSVSVPSSRCPTLIPNSIYYTDDYVGDYFHNLAFGSCDTGVFNPENKDFGKHFVPSFSAKGMPPPIFVVPRYRCSAKKIV, from the exons ATGGCTTCATCTCAATGGACACTTCTTGGTGATGACATATTGAATAGGATCACAGATAGGCTTGATGATATCTATGACTATGTCCGATTCGGGGCAGTGTGCAAACCTTGGCTCTCTTTCTCCCATAGATTTTACAAGCACAAACACCATCTTTTTCGCGCAAATCATCAACTTCCTCTGCTGGTGGTTCCTATGGAAGGCCATCAAGAAATTCGTGGTTTGTACAACATAGCCAAAGATACTCTCTGCAATCAAATTCAACTCAACCTTCCTTACAAAAGATGCTGTGGATCTTCTCATGGATGGTTGTTCTTCGTAGATAACAAATCGGCGCAAATACAACTGGTTCTCATAAACCCGTTTGCAAGCGAATCGGAAAAATCCATGATCAAACTGCCGCCAATTCGGTGCGATGATCATAACGGAGTGATGCACATGGACGAGTATGGTGTCAACAAAGCCGTTCTTTCCAAAGACCCGAATGATTTCCCCAATGATTTTGAAGTGATTGCAATCTATGGAGGCACTCAAACATTGGCACATTACAAATCGGGTAACAATTTCTGGAGCCATCCAAAACCCACCAAAAAAATACAATCCTTTGCGGATGTTATCTTTTACAAGGGTATGGCATACGCCGTGGATTTTCACAGCTGGATCGTCAGAATTTATCGCAAAAG GTATAAGCAAAGACTCGGTGGTAATAATTCCTCTCCTTGTTATCTCCGGTTCAAGACCATAAATGAAAGACTTTCAGAATTTTTGTGGTGCAACTATTCTGGCAATGCTTATCTTGTGGAAACTTCCATTGGAGAGTTGCTACATGTTCGAAGAGACTACCTTACCATGGAAGAGAGAATTCGCAAGGATGACGAGATAGAAGAGGAGATGAAAAGAGCTCGAGCAGAATATGAAGCTagaacccaagaagaacatgaCCAACTAAGGGAGGAGATAAACAAGATTATGGATGAACTTGAAAACCAAAAAGTAGAAGAGTATGTTGAACCTGATCTAAGCAAGTTTCTAGAGGAGGAGTTACCTAAATATGATAACCCTCAGTTGAGTGTGAATTTTACAGTGTTTAAACTAAATTTTCCGTCATCAAGGGGACAGAAGAGTATGGAAACACTGAATGGTGAAATCTTGTTCCTAGGAGACAACAATTCTGTTTCGGTGCCAAGTTCAAGGTGTCCTACTCTTATTCCAAATTCAATATATTATACGGATGATTATGTAGGTGATTACTTTCATAATCTTGCATTTGGTTCGTGTGACACTGGAGTGTTCAATCCAGAGAATAAAGATTTTGGTAAACACTTTGTTCCAAGCTTCTCGGCAAAAGGCATGCCACCACCAATTTTCGTTGTTCCACGCTATAGATGTAGTGCTAAAAAAATTGTTTAG
- the LOC112802895 gene encoding rRNA 2'-O-methyltransferase fibrillarin 2 — translation MVPPRGRGGAGGGFRGGRGDRGRGRGGGGGRGTPFKARGGGGRGGGGRGGGRGGRGGMKGGSKVVVEPHRHEGIFIAKGKEDALVTKNLVPGEAVYNEKRITVQKEDGTKDEYRVWNPFRSKLAAAILGGVDNIWIKPGARVLYLGAASGTTVSHVSDVVGPNGVVYAVEFSHRSGRDLVNMAKKRTNVIPIIEDARHPAKYRMLIGMVDVIFSDVAQPDQARILALNASYYLKAGGHLVISIKANCIDSTVPAESVFASEVNKLKAEQFKPFEQVTLEPFERDHACVVGGYRMPKKKKDAE, via the exons ATGGTTCCTCCCCGAG GTCGTGGTGGTGCTGGTGGAGGGTTCAGGGGTGGCAGAGGTGACAGAGGCAGAGggagaggtggtggtggtggaagaggtaCGCCATTCAAAGCTCGAGGTGGCGGCGGCAGAGGTGGTGGTGGTCGTGGAGGAGGTAGGGGTGGCCGTGGAGGAATGAAGGGAGGCAGCAAGGTTGTGGTTGAGCCTCACAGACATGAAGGTATTTTCATTGCAAAGGGTAAAGAAGATGCTCTTGTTACTAAGAATTTGGTTCCTGGTGAAGCTGTTTATAATGAGAAAAGGATCACTGTGCAG AAGGAGGATGGCACAAAAGATGAGTACAGGGTTTGGAACCCTTTCCGTTCCAAGTTGGCTGCTGCCATTCTCGGTGGGGTTGACAACATATGGATT AAACCTGGCGCTCGAGTCCTGTACCTAGGAGCTGCTTCTGGAACAACTGTTTCACATGTGTCGGATGTTGTTGGTCCG AATGGAGTTGTCTATGCCGTGGAGTTCTCTCATCGTAGCGGGCGTGACTTGGTCAACATGGCGAAGAAACGCACCAATGTTATACCCATTATTGAAGATGCTAGACATCCAGCTAAGTACAGGATGTTGATTGGCATGGTAGATGTGATATTTTCTGATGTTGCGCAACCTGATCAG GCAAGGATTTTAGCATTGAATGCCTCATATTATCTCAAAGCAGGGGGTCATTTAGTTATTTCAATCAAG GCCAACTGCATAGATTCCACAGTACCAGCGGAGTCTGTGTTTGCAAGTGAAGTCAATAAGCTGAAGGCAGAGCAATTTAAGCCTTTTGAGCAAGTCACCCTTGAACCATTCGAACGGGACCATGCCTGTGTCGTTGGTGGATACAGAATGCCTAAGAAGAAAAAAGATGCCGAGTAA